GGAGGAACCGCGTCTGCCGAGGGCGGGGTAGTGGGCGCGTTCGCCCGCGTCTACGCTACTCTCGGCGTCCCGTTCACGCTCGAATCCGTCGTGGCGGGCGTCGTCGTCGTGATGGGCGTCCGGTACGCCTCCGGGTTCGGCGTGATGTGGTTGGGGCAGGCACTCCGGACCTACTACGAGGGCGACCTGAAACGACGGGCGTTCGACTCGGCGCTCGGAGCGCGAATCGCGTACTTCAACCGGAGCGGGTCCGACGAGATACTGAACGCCATCGTCACGCAGTCGAAGTACGCCGGTCGGAGCGTCTCGTGGTTCGTGAAACTGCTGGAGCGGGCGCTCTTGGCCGGGATGTACGGTGCCATCGCGTTGTACCTCGCTCCCGTGCTGACGCTCGTGACCGGCGTCGTGTTGGCCGCGGTCGCGGTCGGAATCCGGTACGGACTGGAGTCCGGGTACTCCGTCGGCGACCGAGTTACCGAAGCGAACGAGCGAATACAGCAGGCCGCACAAGCCGGAACGCAGGGCATCCGGGAGGTGAAACTGTTCGGCGTCACCGACGAAGTTCGTCGGGACTTCCGGGAGGCAGTCGATACGTTCGTGGGCGCGACGGTGCGTCTCCGACGCAACGAGGCCGCAGTCAACAACGTCTACCAGTTCGCCAGTGCAATCTCCATCTTCGTTCTCATCTACCTCGCGGTCACGTTCACGTCGATGAACCTCGGGATGCTCGGCGTGTTCCTGTTCGCCATGTTCCGACTCGCACCGATACTGAGCATGCTCAACCACCGCGTCTACCAGTTGGAGGGGAACCTTCCGCACGTCGTCAGGACGAACGAGTTCATCGAGGACCTCCAGCGGAATCAGGAACCGGCCAACGGCGATTTCGAGGACATCGGCGAAGTGAACGAAGTGGCGTTCCGCGACGTGTCGTTCTCGTATCCGACCGGCGAGCGAGTCCTCGATAGCGTCTCGTTCTCGGTCTCGAAGGGCGAGTTCGTCGCGTTCGTCGGCCAGTCGGGGGCCGGGAAATCGACCGTCGTCTCGCTGCTGAGTCGAATGTACCTCCCCGACGAGGGCGAAATCGTCGCCGACGGTTGTCCGATTTCCGACATCGACTTGAAAGAATGGCGCTCGAAGTTGGCCATCGTCAGGCAGGACCCGTACGTCTTCGACGACACCCTCTGGTACAACCTCACGGTCGGCAACCGGTCGGCGTCGCGCGAGGAGGTTGCCCGAGCGTGCGACATCGCCGAGGTGAACGAGTTCCTCGACTCGCTTCCCGACGGGTTCGACACCCAACTCGGCGAGGAGGGCGTCCGTCTCTCCGGGGGCCAGAAACAGCGCATCGCCCTCGCCCGCGCGCTCCTGAAGGAGGACGCCGAAATCCTCGTGTTGGACGAGGCGACCAGCGACTTGGACTCCGTGACCGAAGAGCGAGTGCAGGCCGGAATCGAGTCGATGGACCGCGAATACGCCGTCATCACGATAGCTCACCAGCTTTCGACCATCCGGAACGCCGACCAGATTAACACAATCGAGAACGGCCACATCGCCGAGAAGGGGAGTCACGACGCGCTACTCGACAACGAGGGTACTTACGCCGACCTCTACAGTCGCCAGTACTCGGACTGACCTCGAATCGCGCCGAAACTATCTGCACACTTACACCTCTTTTATACGTATTGGAGCCTCTAGCACCGATTACGGCCCAATCGCCGGATGCGACTGGACCGGGAGTAACGATGAAACCGACGCGACGACGGGTTCTTCTCGGCCTCGGCGCAGTCGTGGGTGGCGGGAGTCTCGCGTACGCCGGACGCGACGGCGAGCGCACGCGGATGGGCGTGCGAGACCGGGCGACCGACACGGAGCAGACGAGCGAGACCACCGCCGAAGAAGCGACGACGACCGACGCGGAGACCACCACGGAAGAAGCCACCACGACCGAACGCGACGTGGAGTTTCCCGATCAGTTCGTTCGGATGTCGTTCGACACCCGCGATTCGCTGGAGAAGTTCACGGAACTCGACGTGACGGAGAACGTCGAAATCGACGAGCGCGGCGTCGTCTCCGAGTCGAACTCGCTCCGGGTGACGTTCCCCGAGGGCAGACACTACGGCACGTCGCTTCACTACCGATTCGACGAGGCGGGCTACCCCGAACCCGACGAGTTGCACGCGCGCTACTACCTCCGTTTCGCCGAGACGTTCGACCTCTCGCACGGCGGCGGGAAGTTACCCGGACCGTCGGGGACCTACGGGCAAGCGGGGTGGGGCGGCCGGGAGGCCGACGGGACGAACGGATGGTCCGCGCGGATGTACTTCCATCCGAGTTACGACGACGACCACCCGATTCAGCTTTCGAGCTACGTCTATCACGCCGAGATGGGTGGGCCGTACGGTGACATCTTCGAGTGGAACGACTCCGACGCTGGGCGACTGCACGTCGGCAAGTGGTACCGAATCGATAACTATCTGCGACTCAACACCCCCGGCGAAGACGACGGCGTACTGAAAGGATGGGTGAACGGCGAGCGTGCGCTAGACGTGAGCGACCTCCGGTTCCGCGACGTGCCCCGACTTCGAATCGGCGAGTACTGGTTCGACTGCTACTGGGGCGGCGGGTGGCACCCGCCCGCGGACAACCACGTCTACTTCGACAAGTTGGCGCTCTTCTCGGAGCGACGGAGACCCAACGACTGGGGCGGCACCGAGACGGGGATGACGCCGCGGCCGGAGACGACGACGCGAGAAGAGACCGAGGCGACCACCGCAGAGGAAACGACCGCCGGAGGGGGGACCGAGACGACGACCGAGGAGAAAGACACCGAGACGACCGACTCCGCAACCACCGCGGAGTAGACGACGCCCGGCCGACTCCGTTTACCCGCCGCAAACCTATTCAAATATCTACCGAGATTTTTATACTCGGGAGTTGCCGTTACGGTGGATGAGAACCGTAATCGCGTTCCTGCGGGCCGCGCTCGCCGGGTCGTTGCTCACGGTATTGTACACGAACGTCCTCTATCCGGTCTTGGTCGCGCTTCTCGGGCGCTTCGCGGACCGGAGTCCGCGAAGCGCCCCGAAAGCGCCGGAGAAAATAAAGAAGAGGCTGAAACATCACTAAACAATTCCGAATACGAGCTAAACAATTCTAAAAGCATTGGTATTACTGCCGAATCGGACGGCGACGAGTCGGACCTCCCGTCTGTCTCGCTTATCGTCGCGGCGTACAACGAGGAGGATGTCATCGCCGAGAAGATAGAGAACAGCCTCGAACTCGACTACCCCGACGAGCAGTTAGAACTGCTCGTCTTCTCCGACGCGTCGAACGACGCCACCGACGACATCGTTCGGTCCTACGCCGACGAGGGCGTCGAACTGATTCGAGTCGAAGGGCGGGTCGGCAAGACCCAGTGCCAGAACGTCGTCGCGGAGCAGGCAGACGGCGAGATTCTGGTCTTCTCCGACGCAAACAGCATGTACGAACCCGACGCGATACGCCGACTCGTCGCCGAGTTCGACGACGACGTGGGGTGCGTCGTCGGCGGACTTCACTACGAGAACGTCGGCGACGACACCGGCGGCATCCCCGTCTACCGGCGGTTCGAGCGGTTCGTCCAGCGCTCCGAATCCCGAACCGGGTCCGTCGTGAAGGGCAACGGCGCGATTTACGCGGTCCGGGCCGACGAATACGTGCCCCTCTCGGCGGACCTGATGAGCGACTTCGGCGAACCGCTGGCGATTCGGTCCCGCGGTAAGCAAGTGAAGTTCGCGCCCGACGCGATTGCGCGCGAACAGGCCCGCGACTCGCTCGACTCCCAGCGCGACGCCGAGAACCGCATCACCACCCGGTCGTGGCACACCCTGTCTGCGTTCTCGGAGTTGCTGAATCCGGCGGAGTACGGCACCTACTCGGTCAAGCTCTGGTCGCGGACCGCCCTGCTGTGGTTGACGCCGGTCGCGTTGGGCGTCGCTGGGTCGTCGG
Above is a genomic segment from Halorussus caseinilyticus containing:
- a CDS encoding ABC transporter ATP-binding protein; amino-acid sequence: MTGDISNTEKLAALREILTYRPLLMGSILTLGVVAALLEGIGLSFLIPIIEMIQSGGTASAEGGVVGAFARVYATLGVPFTLESVVAGVVVVMGVRYASGFGVMWLGQALRTYYEGDLKRRAFDSALGARIAYFNRSGSDEILNAIVTQSKYAGRSVSWFVKLLERALLAGMYGAIALYLAPVLTLVTGVVLAAVAVGIRYGLESGYSVGDRVTEANERIQQAAQAGTQGIREVKLFGVTDEVRRDFREAVDTFVGATVRLRRNEAAVNNVYQFASAISIFVLIYLAVTFTSMNLGMLGVFLFAMFRLAPILSMLNHRVYQLEGNLPHVVRTNEFIEDLQRNQEPANGDFEDIGEVNEVAFRDVSFSYPTGERVLDSVSFSVSKGEFVAFVGQSGAGKSTVVSLLSRMYLPDEGEIVADGCPISDIDLKEWRSKLAIVRQDPYVFDDTLWYNLTVGNRSASREEVARACDIAEVNEFLDSLPDGFDTQLGEEGVRLSGGQKQRIALARALLKEDAEILVLDEATSDLDSVTEERVQAGIESMDREYAVITIAHQLSTIRNADQINTIENGHIAEKGSHDALLDNEGTYADLYSRQYSD
- a CDS encoding polysaccharide lyase, giving the protein MKPTRRRVLLGLGAVVGGGSLAYAGRDGERTRMGVRDRATDTEQTSETTAEEATTTDAETTTEEATTTERDVEFPDQFVRMSFDTRDSLEKFTELDVTENVEIDERGVVSESNSLRVTFPEGRHYGTSLHYRFDEAGYPEPDELHARYYLRFAETFDLSHGGGKLPGPSGTYGQAGWGGREADGTNGWSARMYFHPSYDDDHPIQLSSYVYHAEMGGPYGDIFEWNDSDAGRLHVGKWYRIDNYLRLNTPGEDDGVLKGWVNGERALDVSDLRFRDVPRLRIGEYWFDCYWGGGWHPPADNHVYFDKLALFSERRRPNDWGGTETGMTPRPETTTREETEATTAEETTAGGGTETTTEEKDTETTDSATTAE
- a CDS encoding glycosyltransferase family 2 protein, coding for MDENRNRVPAGRARRVVAHGIVHERPLSGLGRASRALRGPESAKRPESAGENKEEAETSLNNSEYELNNSKSIGITAESDGDESDLPSVSLIVAAYNEEDVIAEKIENSLELDYPDEQLELLVFSDASNDATDDIVRSYADEGVELIRVEGRVGKTQCQNVVAEQADGEILVFSDANSMYEPDAIRRLVAEFDDDVGCVVGGLHYENVGDDTGGIPVYRRFERFVQRSESRTGSVVKGNGAIYAVRADEYVPLSADLMSDFGEPLAIRSRGKQVKFAPDAIAREQARDSLDSQRDAENRITTRSWHTLSAFSELLNPAEYGTYSVKLWSRTALLWLTPVALGVAGSSALLLALLEPTGLHLAFAGGFAAFALSVGLTEAAKRRGRTAPLPLQAAHYFALLNYSLVVGLSNFLRGRNIVTWDTDERPEEADASEANAANPQGGT